In the genome of Cercospora beticola chromosome 2, complete sequence, one region contains:
- the INT6 gene encoding eukaryotic translation initiation factor 3 subunit E encodes MADSNGDIAAQYSLLPKLITNLDRHLVFPLLNFEEEQRPEDEDVSDITKLKYALLKETNMSDYVGDLYAQLNNLNETPAEYGKKRDEILERRRIYTEETEKIQGLLGDAEVINNLRSDKNSNMAYLKDNHGVTQQMVDQLYDFGQFQFACGDYESASELLYQFRILSTDNDKVNAATWGKLAADILTTNWESAMEEVMKIKESIDTRLFNNPLAQLQHRTWLIHWSLFPFFNHEPAREQLTELFFSPAYINTIQTSCPWILRYLTAAVVTNRNRPGSKNNYNYGNYQKQLKDLVRIVRQEQYEYNDPVTTFIKALYVDFDFEEAQKRLSEAHHILSADFFLSAAAEPFLDAARHLISESYCKIHQRIDIQDLSKRLGLGQEEGEKWIVNLIRDTRVDAKIDYKAGTVIMNHPPVSVYQQVIERTKGGFFRTQVLSAAVAK; translated from the exons ATGGCAGACTCCAACGGCGACATCGCGGCCCAGTACAGCCTCCTGCCAAAGCTCATCACCAACCTTGACCGCCATCTCGTCTTCCCGCTGCTCAACTTCGAGGAGGAACAACGAccagaggacgaggacgttTCCGACATCACCAAGCTCAAGTATGCGCTGCTCAAAGAGACCAACATGTCCGATTATGTCGGCGACCTGTACGCACAACTCAACAACTTGAACGAGACCCCGGCCGAGTACGGCAAGAAGCGCGACGAGATTCTCGAGAGGCGGCGGATATACACTGAGGAGACTGAGAAGATCCAAGGTCTGCTCGGCGATGCCGAAGTCATCAACAACTTGCGCAGCGACAAGAACAGCAACATGGCATACCTGAAGGACAATCACGGCGTGACTCAGCAGATGGTGGACCAGCTGTACGATTTCGGCCAGTTTCAATTTGCGTGCGGTGATTACGAGAGTGCCTCAGAACTGCTGTACCAGTTCCGTATCTTGTCGACAGACAACGACAAAGTCAACGCAGCAACATGGGGAAAGTTGGCCGCAGACATCTTGACCACCAACTGGGAAAGTGCAATGGAGGAAGTCATGAAGATTAAGGAGAGCATCGACACCCGTCTGTTCAACAACCCGCTCGCGCAACTGCAGCACCGAACTTGGCTGATCCACTGGTCATTGTTCCCCTTCTTCAATCACGAGCCTGCCCGTGAGCAGCTGACTGAGCTCTTCTTTTCTCCCGCATACATTAACACCATTCAAACCTCCTGCCCGTGGATCCTGCGATATCTCACCGCAGCCGTCGTCACGAACCGCAATCGACCAGGCAGCAAGAACAACTACAACTATGGAAACTACCAGAAGCAGTTGAAGGATCTTGTGCGGATTGTGAGACAGGAGCAGTACGAGTACAACGACCCAGTCACCACTTTCATCAAGGCACTTTACGTCGATTTCGACTTCGAGGAGGCTCAGAAGAGACTATCAGAGGCGCACCATATCCTGAGTGCGGACTTTTTCCTGTCAGCAGCTGCGGAGCCATTCCTGGACGCTGCGCGCCATCTCATCTCCGAGTCATACTGCAAGATTCACCAGCGCATTGATATTCA GGATCTATCAAAACGTCTTGGTCTTGGCCaggaggagggcgagaagtGGATCGTCAACCTAATCCGCGATACGCGCGTTGATGCAAAGATCGACTACAAGGCCGGCACGGTCATCATGAACCACCCACCTGTCAGCGTATACCAGCAGGTCATCGAGCGAACAAAGGGCGGTTTCTTCCGCACGCAAGTGCTTTCGGCTGCAGTTGCGAAGTGA
- a CDS encoding mitochondrial 54S ribosomal protein mL49, giving the protein MARTAPIMPFLRPLSLPRPATVRHFLRFSTSTSCREAAAAAEPSAQTAVREDPNLVASRTADEAYPPRSMYSNPRPKESRASRRTAHPTKERHYPTRRPSHHQPAPVKLIPDPVTPLPETQSAPNLPYFVSRSSSNNLPIYHLRKRGGNLKMTRIKNIDGDKMALKGELCKVLNVKKDEVAINSTTGHINLKGHFKPQIETFLRERRF; this is encoded by the exons ATGGCCAGAACAGCACCCATAATGCCCTTCCTGCGGCCATTGAGCTTGCCTCGTCCAGCAACCGTGCGACATTTCCTCCGCTTCTCCACCAGCACGTCAtgtcgagaagcagcagcagcggcagaacCATCTGCACAAACGGCCGTCCGAGAAG ACCCCAATCTTGTAGCCTCTCGGACAGCAGATGAGGCTTACCCTCCGCGATCAATGTACTCCAATCCTCGCCCAAAAGAATCTCGAGCCTCGCGACGAACAGCCCATCCCACGAAAGAGCGCCATTACCCAACCCGAAGGCCGTCGCATCATCAACCCGCACCTGTCAAACTCATCCCGGACCCCGTGACGCCACTTCCAGAGACACAGAGCGCGCCAAACTTGCCATACTTTGTATCAAGATCCTCATCGAATAATCTGCCCATATATCATCTGCGAAAACGAGGCGGAAActtgaagatgacgaggatcaAGAACATCGATGGAGACAAGATGGCACTGAAAGGAGAGCTGTGCAAAGTGTTGAATGTGAAGAAAGATGAGGTTGCGATCAATTCAACAACGGGCCACATCAACTTGAAGGGGCATTTCAAGCCCCAGATTGAGACATTTTTGAGGGAGAGAAGGTTCTAA